CCGCGGTCTTCCCCCATTGGGCTAACGTATGGCGCTCAGCCGCGCCGCGTCGTTCTGCGGCGTCGGCTGGAACGCGTTGTTGAACGAAGCCGAATCCCGCTCTTGGCGCGCTTGAGGATACGAAGATCCGCTCGGTCCTGTGGTCGATCGACAGCCCCTTTTGCGCCGATGAGTTCGTCGAGCCCAAGGTAGTGCGCAGGCACGCAGCCGAAGGCTGCGTCAACGCGATTCCTCCACGCGGTCTCGAAGTTGCCGAACCCGGGCATCTCCGACATCAGGTCGATCCGGACCGGTGCCACACCAAGCTGAATGATCCACCGCGGGTCGGTAACGTCCTGCTCCGAATACCCAAGTTCTGCGCCCTCGAAGAAATCCCGGAGGGCTGCGAGTACCTTTCGGGCGTTAGTTGCGGTCGGCTCGATCAACACGTCGAGGTCTTTGGTTGCGCGAGGCCGAGCGTGGAACGCGACCGCGTGTGCGCCGACGACGAGGTAGCGAACGCCATGGGCATTCAACGCGGCGATGAACTCTTCGTAGTCTCGGTATGCCATTGGCACCCCGCGTCTTCAAGCAACTCTCCAAGGCGTCCCCAACGGCGTCGACACGTTGCTCGGGATTCAGCCCGTCGTACCAGAAGCGGAAGTCTGCCTCGTCGGCCGCTGATTTACGAATTCTGGCTACCGTCCATACCCTGCCTCGGGCACGCACCATCTGAACTTGCTCAGCCATAGTTCCACACTACCACGAAGTTGGCGCCTCCGGCTAACGCCGCTGCTCACGCGCGGCGCCCAAGCCGCGACCCAGCAATCCGGCAGAATGGGCCGCTGGGCGCCGTCGCGTGGAGCAGCTCGATCCTCATCAAGGCCTCCTCCTCGCCACGCCGGCGGGGTACGGTGGCTGTGACCAACAACTTACCTCCCCACCGGGGAGAAGAGCAGGAGCCTTGATGAACTTCTACACCTAGCAGCACCGATACTACTGCGGAATCGATCTGCATGCACGC
This genomic stretch from Deltaproteobacteria bacterium harbors:
- a CDS encoding nucleotidyltransferase, with translation MNAHGVRYLVVGAHAVAFHARPRATKDLDVLIEPTATNARKVLAALRDFFEGAELGYSEQDVTDPRWIIQLGVAPVRIDLMSEMPGFGNFETAWRNRVDAAFGCVPAHYLGLDELIGAKGAVDRPQDRADLRILKRAKSGIRLRSTTRSSRRRRTTRRG